One Armatimonadota bacterium genomic window carries:
- the deoC gene encoding deoxyribose-phosphate aldolase — protein MTPAELARRIEHAVLGPQTTAADAGEAAGLARRWGVRALVVKPCYVPVAVRALEGSPVRVVTVVGFPHGGQTTEAKVAEARQAVAQGAAEVDMVINIGALRERDLGRVFYDIRAVVEAAGRPVKVILETGYLTDAEKRLGARLAARAGAAYVKTSTGFGPAGATVADVALLRRIVPRSVGVKAAGGIRSYRDALALLDAGADLLGTSATEAILQEAAAHAA, from the coding sequence ATGACGCCTGCCGAGCTGGCACGCCGCATCGAGCACGCCGTGCTGGGCCCCCAGACGACCGCCGCCGACGCCGGGGAGGCCGCAGGGCTGGCCCGGCGGTGGGGCGTCCGGGCCCTCGTGGTCAAACCCTGCTACGTGCCCGTGGCGGTGCGGGCCCTGGAGGGCTCACCCGTCCGGGTGGTCACGGTGGTGGGGTTCCCCCACGGAGGCCAGACCACGGAGGCCAAGGTGGCCGAGGCGCGCCAGGCGGTCGCCCAGGGCGCGGCCGAGGTGGACATGGTGATCAACATCGGGGCCCTGCGGGAGCGCGATCTGGGTCGGGTGTTCTACGACATCCGGGCTGTGGTGGAGGCCGCCGGCCGGCCGGTCAAGGTGATCCTGGAAACGGGCTATCTGACTGACGCCGAGAAGCGCCTGGGCGCGCGCCTGGCCGCCCGGGCGGGGGCCGCCTACGTCAAGACCAGCACCGGATTCGGCCCGGCGGGGGCGACGGTCGCCGACGTGGCCCTGCTGCGCCGCATCGTCCCGCGGTCGGTCGGGGTGAAAGCCGCCGGAGGCATCCGGTCCTACCGCGACGCCCTGGCGTTGCTGGACGCGGGAGCGGACCTTCTGGGCACCAGCGCCACCGAGGCGATCCTTCAGGAGGCCGCGGCGCACGCCGCCTGA